One window of Chryseobacterium indologenes genomic DNA carries:
- a CDS encoding 3-hydroxybutyryl-CoA dehydrogenase, translating into MKNIVVIGAGTMGNGIAHTFAQSGFKVNLVDVSQEALDRGLKTITTNLDRIIAKGNLTEEQKAETLGNITTFTALNDAAGAADLIVEAATENMDLKLKIFGQMDELAPEGCILATNTSSISITKIAAATKRADKVIGMHFMNPVPIMKLVEIIKGYSTSKETFDAIYEMSKTLGKVPVEVNDYPGFVANRILMPMINESIETLYNGVAGVEEIDTVMKLGMAHPMGPLQLADFIGLDVCLAILNVMFDGFKNPKYAPNPLLVNMVTAGKLGVKSGEGFYDYSESKKAEKVSKMFLK; encoded by the coding sequence ATCAAAAACATTGTCGTTATCGGAGCGGGAACCATGGGAAATGGTATTGCACATACTTTCGCACAAAGCGGTTTTAAAGTAAATCTTGTAGATGTATCTCAGGAAGCTCTGGACAGAGGTTTGAAAACCATTACTACCAATCTTGACAGAATCATTGCAAAAGGAAATCTTACAGAGGAACAAAAAGCTGAAACGCTTGGCAATATCACTACTTTCACAGCACTGAATGATGCAGCAGGTGCTGCAGACCTTATTGTAGAGGCTGCTACAGAAAATATGGATCTTAAACTGAAGATCTTTGGACAAATGGATGAACTGGCTCCTGAAGGCTGTATCCTTGCCACCAATACCTCATCTATATCTATTACAAAAATTGCTGCAGCTACAAAAAGAGCTGATAAAGTGATCGGAATGCACTTCATGAATCCGGTTCCAATCATGAAACTTGTAGAAATCATCAAAGGATATTCTACTTCTAAAGAGACTTTTGATGCAATTTACGAAATGAGCAAAACGTTAGGTAAAGTTCCTGTAGAAGTGAATGATTATCCAGGTTTTGTGGCTAACAGAATTTTGATGCCGATGATCAATGAGTCTATCGAAACGCTTTATAACGGAGTGGCTGGTGTAGAGGAAATTGATACGGTAATGAAATTGGGAATGGCACATCCGATGGGCCCGCTTCAGCTGGCAGACTTTATTGGTCTTGATGTATGTCTTGCCATTCTGAATGTAATGTTTGACGGTTTCAAAAATCCAAAGTATGCGCCTAACCCATTGCTTGTAAATATGGTAACAGCAGGGAAACTTGGTGTAAAATCAGGGGAAGGATTCTATGATTATTCTGAAAGCAAAAAAGCTGAAAAAGTTTCAAAAATGTTTTTGAAGTAA